GCAGATTCTGTCCGACCACCGAAACCTCCCAACCACGACCGAACTGCCTGCCGATGCGCAGATCCAGCGTTTCATACGCCGGAATGACGCGGCCGGTCTGGTTCAGTTTCCCCACCGCGCGAAACCACGCGTCGATTTCCCAGCTGGCGTCCAGGTTCCAGGAAGAACGAACTGAAAACTGCTGGCGCGGGCTGAGGTTCGCGATATCCCCCAGGCTCGAATCGGAGCTGGTAGCGGAAACCTCCAGGTCCAGATCCAAGTAGGTATACGCCGCCTGCCACTGCCACCAGGGGAAGATCCGCCACACCGCCTGGATCTCCGCGCCGCGGGAAGTGCCGAAACCCCCATTCTCCAGATCTTGCTCGATGGAAGTCGGGCCGACCGCCGTCGAACGGGTGGTAACCAGACGAGAGTATCGATGATGGAAAACCGTGGCATCCAAATAAAAACCGCGCTGAGCCTGCCAGCGCCAGCCAAGCTCCATGGCGGACAAGACCTCCGCCTCCAGCGCCGGGCTGGGCAGCGTCCGGCTTTGGAAGCCCGGCACGCTCACCACCAATACCTGGTCATTCTCAAACCGCGAGGGAATGCGGGCGGCCCGGGACCAGGCGGACCAAAAAGTGATATCCGACCGCGGCTTCCACGTTGCGCGCACTGACGGCAAAAACTCCCACTGCGTAAACTCATTGTATTCGGCCTTGGTCCCGACCGAAAAGTCAAACTTCCCCGCGGGTGGCCGACGCGCGGCCTCGAAGAAGAGTCCTCCTTGGGTGAACCATCGTTTCTCCGGAGTGAACTGCGACACGACTCCCGTGGTGGGGTTGACCGAGTCCGTGAGCCGGCTCCGTCGGTAGTTCAAGCCCGCCGACCATTCGTAGCCGGGCCCAAACGAACCGGAAACCAGACTTTCCAGCTCGAGCACATCGGCTTCGCTCAGGTTTCCTCCGGAATCGCGCCGGATTACATCCACATAGCCCTGTAGCTGTAGATTCAGTTCCCCGATCTGCTGGCGCCGCCGGGCCAAAAAATGACCTCCGGAAGAATGGGCCTGATCCGCCAGACCTGCCACCAACTGGTCCGCGGCGCTGTAAAAGACATCACCGGTCATCATGGTCACAGCCTGGCCGCCTTCCCCCCGGTCGTACCGGAAACCGGCCCGCACCTGCGACCAGGCGTCGTTGTTGTCGGCAATGTTCAGGGGTTCGGAATCATCGCGCGAAAATGCTTTCACGTAAACGCGGGCCCAGGCGTCGGACCCGACGCTGAAGCCGCGCCGGGCGTAAACCTGTCCCGATTCAAAGGTGCCGGCCACCGCGGCCAGCCGGTCGCCCTGGGTGTCGCGGGCCGACTTTGTGATGATGTTGATGACCCCGTTCACGGCATTGGCCCCCCAAGCCGTGCCCCCGGGCCCGCCGATCACTTCGATCTGCTCCACCTCTTCCAGCGGCAGGTCCCGGATGTCCCAGATGGTCGAAGCGAAGCGTTGCGAGTAGAGTGAACGGCCGTCGATGAGCGGCAGCAACTTGTTCGAGGCGGTGCCGTTGAAACCGCGCATTGCCACAGCGTAAGACCGGCTGTTGATCGCACCCACTTCGACTCCGGGGGCCAACCGCAGCGCATCCGGAAGCATCAATGCGCCCGAGCGGCGAATATCCTCCCCTGTGATGACATGCACCGCCGCCGCCGCATTGAAATAGCGCTCCTCCCGCTTCGATACCGTCGTCACCGTGATGCCAGCCAGCTCCTCGAAGGACAGTTCCTGCAAGCCACCCACCGCACTGGGTGGCGTTGTCTGCGCGGTCATGCCACCGGTCAGCAACACGCCCAGAATGATGGCAGACCAGACTGATAGGCGGGCGACGGCCGGCGTTCTCTTCCGTGGCGTCATGTTTGTTTCACGGTAATGTGCCTTGGAGACCGGACAACCGTCAAATACCCTTTTCCCCTGCGGCAGAATGGATGCGGCACGATGTGATCCTTGCGGCGCCGTCATGACTGCCCACGGATCAACGCTGCCAAGAAATCCTGAGCGCGATCCGGCGCTCAATCTGGGAGATCGGCTGACCCGTGCGACTGTCGATCTCGGGACGCTGGGGATCGGCCAGATTGTCCTCGCTCAGCAACAGCACGAGGCCCGGCTTGGGTTCCCAGGAAACCCTCAGTTCGGGCGAAAGAACCGCCGGGATCGGCAAGGCGCCGCTTCCGCTGAAATACCGGAGCGCAGCCCCGATCGCCCACAAGCGCCCCAGCCCGACCCGGGCATCGAGAAAGGCCGTGTGCCGCGGGGTCGAGACCTCGACGGCATTGCTATTGACGCCGCCTGCAGGTCCGTCCGCCTCAATGCGCACGAACGAGTAGCCGCCTGAAATCCGCGTCCGGGCAGTCGGCTCATACTGGAAGCTGAACTCCCCGCCATAGGCCGTGGTCGGCCTCCGGTTGATCAGGTCCCAGCGCCAGACGAGGTAGTCCGTCCCTTGAAAGGTCTCGGGCAGAAAGGTTGCCCCCGCCACCGCTTCGAGACCATCCCCGTAATCCTGGAGGAATGCCGCCGCGTCGATTGTCAGTCCCGGCCGCGGCTGCATCCGCCAGCCAGCTTCACCCGCGACCGCCGTTTCTGCCCTGAATCCCTCGGAACCTTGCCACCGGATCAGCGTGGCTGGAAAGCCCGGGCCCAGTGCGCCGGCGGGCAAGGCGGCGGCATCCAGTCGCAGCCCGCGGTCGAACCGGGTCGGGTTGCGCACCGCCCGCGACACCGCGGTCCAGACCACCTGGCGATCGGAAACCTTCCAAAGCAATCTCGCCCCTGGCTGAAGTTCCCAGTCGGAATAGGTGTGATTTTCCAACCGCGCACCCAAGGTCAGCCGAAACGCCTCGCCGATTGTTACCTCGTCCTGCACGAAAGCCGAAAAAAGATTCAGCGTCGCGTCCTCCGGATCGAAAGCCGGCCGGAGAAAGCCCTCCGTCCGATCACGGCTGGTGCGCAACCCTCCCCCTAATGTCCATTGGTGGATGCCGTGGGCCAGGTTGCGCTGCATTTCGAGGTCCCAGGTGGTCCGGGTTTCACAAATCAAAGTCTCCTCGCGGCGCGCATGGTCGGCCCAAAACTGGACAAACCATCCATCCCCTGCGTTGTCGCTGGCTTGAACCCGTCCCCGCAGGTTAAAACCGCGCACATGCAGGCCGGTCGCGGTGTCGATCCGCCCCAGGCCCGGCGCCGACATGTCGACGACGGGCTGCGTCAGTCCACCTTCACCTTGGAACAAATCCCCCTGCAGGGTCAGCTCGGTCTTGCCCGCGAGTTTGCGGTCGGCCCTGAAGCCCGCCTGGGTCTTGCGCCAGTCATCCCGCACCTCACTCCCATTGAGCGCGCGTGTCGATTCCAGCTCCCGATGCTCGACATAGTAACGTGACGCCCAGCCGTCCTTCAAGCCATACGCCTGCCGGGCGAATCCCCGCCAGCCCTCGGTGCCAGCCGTGGCACTGACCCGGGACCCGGGCTTGTCCTGGGCCGATGCCGTGACGACGTTGATCACCCCGTTGACGGCATTGGCGCCCCAGACCGTGGCGCCGGGTCCGCGGACCACCTCGATCTGCGCCACTTCTTCCATCGGCTGGCTCTGCATGCTCCAGTAGGTGCCGCCAAAAAGCGGGGTATAGATGGAGCGGCCGTCGATGAGCACCAACAATTTGTTGGCATACTGGGCGTTGAAGCCTCGCACGCTCACCCCCCACTCCCGCGAATTCACCCGAGCCACCGCCGTTCCCGCCGCCAGGCGGAGCGCCTCGGGTATGGTTTCAATCCCGCTCTCATCGATCTGCATCCCTGTCACGACGCTGACCGCCGCCGGGACCAAAAACAGCCTTTCCTCCCTCTTCGAGACGGTCGTAACCGTGACGTTCGCCAACTCCTCGAAAGACATCTCCTCCAGCCCGGTCGGTGCCGGCGCGGCCTGTTGCGCCCATCCGCACGCGACCCATGAAATCCAGCACACAAATGTCCGCCGGAATCCTCTGCGGGCCGTTCGTGGGGCACGACGGTTCATGGTGTGGGTACGAACCTGCCCAATCACTTCACCCGAGGCAAGCGTTCAGAAACGGGTCCTGCCCCGCCTGTCCGCGGCGATCTGATGATCCCGGCCCTGGCCACGTTCGACCAACCCGGGGAGCGCCTCTGCCTTGGAAGCTTGGGCCGAAGGCTTTCAATCCGGTTTTTCCTTCAGCAAGGGTCGCACCTTCAGCGGCGGCACCGTCCGCTCGCCGAATGGACGCTCAGCCCGAAATTCTCCGTGCGGCTCAGAGTTGCGGCCAACTCACACCTTTCGACGGCGGCGAGCCATCGCCGCCGTATTTGTTTTGGGCGCACTCTCGCTTTTAAAACGAGGTCACGAACCTCAGCATCGTGAGCTGGTTCCGGTAACCGGGTCCGGCGTGCAGGGTGTGCCGCAGCTCGTGCCACTGCGCGACACCACTCCGACCGAAGGTGCGTTGCACCTCCACGGCACCGCTGCGGGTCCGGACGCCAAAGTAATACGCGATCTATGGGCCCCACTGCTCAAAGGTGTCCAACAGCGTGATCTGCTTGCCGATGGTCCCCAGGTTGGGACGGGGCGGACGCAAACACGAAACCACGTCCCCCTCCCGCCCGCACGCCTCCACCGCGAAAACCCAGTTTGGAGAAGCGGTCCACTCCAACCGACCAAAATCGCCCCTCCCGCTCCGGTTGCGTTCCTGCGCCGCGACTCCGATGCCCACGGCCTCGGTGGCAAACACGGGGCGATGCGGCCCCACACCCGTTTTGTATTCCCAGGCCAGCGCGATCCCGGAAGCCACCTGATTGAGTCCTTCGAAACGCGGCCAGATCTCCGTGCGCATCCGCAAACCGGCCCGCAGGCGGTGCCCGCCTTCGACCAACCACCCGCGACCCGTCTCGAGTTCGGCATTCAGCTGCCAGACGGACAACAGATCCTCCGGGCGTTCGGCATTGGACACGTTGTCGTGCCAGACCACTTCGGTGCCAGGGCGCCAAGGTGCCAGGGCGCCGCGCTGGCGCTCAATGCGGCAAGCAGGTCGAACCTGGCCGCAACAATGGACGGTATGCGAGGCATGCGCCAGTGATAGCGCTCTGCGGCCAAACTATTCCCGTTACGCCGCAAGCTCCCCCCCTGACCTGCGGCTGTCAGCGAAACGCGGCAGGATGTCGCCGTGAATCCAACCACCCTTGCCTGGCTCCAAATTCTTCAGCATCTGGTTACCGCGCTCATTGCCCGCGAACCCGGTGCGACAGGGCCGCTGGAGCAGTTCAAACAGAACTGACGCCGCGGTGGATCGCAGCGCCAACGTGTTCGCGACCTGACCATGGCTCAGCACGCTTGCGCGGTGTGGGAAAGCACCCGCCGGGCTGCTCACGAATCACCCTGATGGCGCCCAACCCAATCCTTCCGACCAAGGTCCGCTCAACTTCCACCCGCAAACCGGTCCAGCTTGCCGCGCAGGCTGCGGCTGAGCGGCAACACCGTGCCGTCACGCAGCACCACCTGGTAGTCGCCATGCTGGGCCGGCTGGATCTCGCGCACCTGGTCGAGGTTCACGATCGCCGAGCGGTTGACGCGGGCGAAGACCTGCGTGCCGAGCCGCGTCTCGATGGCCGTCATTGTCTCGCGCAGCATGAGCCGGCCGGAGACAAGATGGAGCATGACGTAGTTGTCCGCCGCCTCGACGCGCACGATCTCCTCGGGCTTGAGGAATACGAGGCGTCCGTCGGCCTTGACCGTGATGCGATCAGGGGGCGCCTCGGGCGCCGGGGCGGGCACGGCGGCGCGCCGGCCGTGGACGACGGCCTGCGCGCGGCGCAACGCCTGCTGGCAGCGCTCGCGGTCGAAGGGTTTCAACAGGTAATCCACCGCCGCCACGTCGAAAGCATCGAGGGCGAACCGATCATGGGCTGTGGCAAAAATAACGGCCGGGCGCGTCTCGGCCGGAAACTCCGCCAGCACCTGCAGGCCGTCGCAGCCGGGCATCTGCATGTCGAGGAACAAGAGATCAGGTGCATCGCGCCGGATGGCGGCGATGGCCTCGGTGCCGCTGCCGCATTCTCCGATGATCTCGATGGCCGGCTCGGCCTTGAGGAAGCTGCGCAGGCGGTCGCGCGCCAGCGGCTCGTCATCCACGATGAGGGTGCGGATTTTCATGGTGTGAATATGGGACTCATGGGGCCTATGGGACGTATAGGGCCTATAAGGGGATCAGTATCCGCACCTCCAGCCCGCCCTCGGGATGGTTCGCGAGCGTGAACTCGTGCCGCTCGCCGTAGAGTTCGCGCAGGCGGGCACGCGTGTTGGCGAGGCCAATGCCCTCGCGGGTGAAGCCGCCGGGAGGGATGCCCGCGCCGTTGTCCCGCACGGTGAGCAGGATCCGGTCGCCCTCGCGGCGCGCGGTGATTTCGACGCGGCCCTGCCCGGAACGCGGCTCGGTGCCGTGGCGGATGGCATTTTCCACCAGCGGCTGGAGGATCAGGCTCGGCACCTCGGCGTCGAGCACCGCCGGGTCGGCGTCCACGCGCGCGGTCAGCCGGTCGCGGAAGCGGATGCGCTCGATCTCAAGGTATTTCTCGATGAACGCCACCTCGTCGCGGAGCTTCGTGAGCGGCTGACCCGGGTGGTGCATCGTCAGGCGCAGCAGCTCGCTGAGGCGCACGAGCATCTTGTCGGCGGCGTGCACGTCGCTGTGCATGAGCGAGGCGATGCCGTTGAGCGTGTTGAAGAGGAAGTGCGGCTTGAGCTGGCGGAGCAGCGACTGGAGGCGCGCCTCGGTGAGATGCTTCTCCAGCTCGAGCGCGTGGACGGTGCGCTCATGATATTTGCGGTAGTAGTCCACCGCGTGGCTGATCGTCACGATGACGCCATAGACGAGCAGGTTGAACGGGTAGGTCTTCACCAGCAGCGGCTGGAACACCTCGGCAAAGCCGACCGCTTCGTCCGCCAGCCAACCATGCACCACGCCGACGGCCGAGCGCAGCAGCACATAGACGAGCGAGCACACCAGCGCGGCGGCGAGGTGGATGCCCGCCGTGCGCCAGACCTGGGTGCCCTCCGGCGGATAACGGCGCGCAACCATGAGAATCGGCACCGACAACACGGCCCACACATACCAGTCGCCGAGGGAGTAGCCGATGGCCTGACCCCAGGTGACCGAGCGTCCGAGCAGCGTGCTCGACAGGTAGAACTGGCTCGCGAACGCGAGACCGACGAGCGTCCAGAACGCACCGATGCCCGCAAAACGGAGCAGCGAGCGACCGGGCTGGGAGGAGTCGGGCATTGCGTGGAGGGGTCGGCGGCTTATGTAGGTGGCGAACCATTTCGTGTCCACGACCTTTCGCACCGGATAGTGAGCGCCCCCGCCGCCAGTCCCCGCCCCGCCCCGCCGCCGGTCCGGCCGCCCGTGCCGACCGTGGTGTCGCCGCTGCTGCCGGTGCTGCTGCCGCTCGTGATCACCGCCATCGTGCTGAGCGTGCTGTTCGCCTGGCTTTTCCCGCCACCGGCCGACACGGGCGCGCCGGCGGTGCGCTTCACCGATGTCACGGCGGAATCCGGTCTGCGTTTCCTGCATCAGCAGGGTGGCACCGACGCCCCGACCACGCTCGGTGGCGGCGTGACCGTGCTCGACTTCAACCAGGACGGCCGGCCGGATCTCTTCTTCACCAACGGTGCTCCCTGGCCGTGGGAGGAATCCCTCGACAAGCGCCTGACCGCCAGCGCGGCCTTGTTCCGCAACGACGGCGAGGGACGCTTCACCAATGTCACCGCCGCCGCCGGTCTCAACACGCCGATGCAGGGCATGGCCGGCACGGCCGGCGACTTTGACGGCGACGGCCTCACCGACCTGTTCGTCACCTGCGTCGGACCCAACCGGCTCTTCCGCAACCTCGGCGGCGGCCGCTTCGAGGACGTGACCGAATCCGCCGGCCTCGCCGGTGAGGAGAATACGTGGAGCAGCGGCGCCGCCTGGCTTGACGTGGACGCCGACGGCCGCCTCGACCTCGTGGTGTTGCACTACGCCCGCTGGCCGCAGGAAGTCGGCCTCGGGGCGGCGTTCGGTGTCGCCGCGATGGGCCGGTCCTACGGCACGCCGACCGGATTTTTCAGCGCCCCGCCCACCGTGTGGCGCAACCTCGGCGACGGGCGCTTCGCCGCCCTGCCCGGCTCGGCGGGCCTGCGCGACACCGATGCCGAGACGGGCCGCCCCGTCGCCTGGCCGCTCGCGCTCACCCTGCTCGACGCGAACGGCGACCGCCGGCTCGACCTGCTTGTCACCTATCACCAGCACGCACCGTCGCTCTTCCTGGCGCGCGGCGACGGCCGCTTCGGCAAACAGTCGGTGGCGACGGCCCCGCGCCAGGAAGGTGCCGCCGCAAGCTTCGCCGCCACGGGCGCGCTGCCTCCCGGCCCCGCCGCCGGCGATGCGGAACGGCTGCGCGCCCTGCTGGCCCGGAATCCGGCGCCCGCCGCCGACCCGGGACCGCTCGCGCTTGGATCCCGGCTGTCTGTGGTCGTCACCGATCTTGATCTCGATGGGCGCACCGAGATTTTTTCCGGCGAAGGCGCCGCTGAGCCGGGTGTGAACCGCTTCGAGAACGGCCGGGATTTCGTCCGCCACCCGCAGGTGTTCTGGCCGCGCGGCGACACCTGGCAGCCGCTCTTCAGCGGCGAAACGGACACCCCCGCCCTCACCGCCCGCGGCGTGGCGGCGGCGGACTTCGATGGCGACGGCGACCCGGATTTCGTGATCGCGCAGAACCACGGTGCGCCCGTTCTGCTGCGCAACGACCTCCGCACGCCGGCCCCGTGGCTGCGGCTGCGCCTCATGGCCACCCGCAGCGAACCCGCCGCCGGCGGCGCCCGCGTCGAGGTGCACACGCCGCGCCGCGTGTTCGCGCAGACCGTGGCACCCGCCCTCGGCTACCTCGCCCAATCCGACGCCGCCCTCACCTTCGGCCTCGGCGAAGACACCCGCGTGCGCAAGGTCGTCATCCAATGGCCCTCCGGCCAAGTGCAGGAACTCAAGCCCGATGCCCTGAACCGCACGCTGGAAATCCGGGAGCCTTGAGGGCGAAGTGCCAAGTATCAGGTTACACGAAACAAGAAGCGGCACAACCGATCCGGCATTGTCTGCGCCGCCGGGCATCGTCTTTCGTCAACGCGGCCCCTGATACTTGTTACTTGAAACTTGTTACTTCCCGTGGAGCCTCTGGTTCCATGAGTTCCTGTCCCTGCGGTTCCGGTTCCACCTTTGAAGCCTGCTGCGGCCCGATCCTCGGCGGCGCGCCCGCCCCGACGGCCGAAGCCCTGATGCGCTCGCGCTACACGGCCTACGTGAAGCACGACGTCGCCCATCTCGAGCGCTCGCTCAGCCCCGACCAGCGCAAGGACTTCGACGCCGCTGCCGCCAAGCAGTGGGCCGAGTCCGCCGAGTGGCACGGCCTCACCATCCTCAAGACCGAGCAGGGCGGCCCCGACGACAAGCTCGGCGCCGTGCACTTCTCCGCCAAGTTCAAGATGGAGGGCGAGGAACGCGAACACCTCGAGATCGCCCTCTTCGGCCGCGACGACGGCCGCTGGGTCTACACCGGCCAGGTGGACGAGCCCGGCAAGACCGTGCGCCGCGAGACGCCGAAGATCGGCCGCAACGACCCCTGCCCCTGCGGCAGCGGCAAGAAATACAAGAAGTGCTGCGGCGTCGCCGCGTGAAGAATCAAAAGGCGGACCCTCCGGTCCGCCTTTTTAGTTTAGCACAGCGCGCCTAGGCACGGACCAAGTGGGCCGGGCCCAGACGCATGAGCGCCTCCAGCCCCATGCGGCCGTTGTGGTAGGGGCATTTCCAGAAGCCGACCTTTTCGTGCGATTGGATGACCTGGCCATCGCGCGTGACGCCGCGAAACCATTCGCCGTGTTCCCGGTCGATCAGGTGCGTGGCGATAAACTCCCAGGTGTTCTCCGCGGCGGCGAGATAGCACGCCTCGCCAGAGATCTGCCACGCGTTCAGGAAACCCACAACCGCCTCCGCCTGCGGCCACCATTCCTTGGCGCCGTCCACGATGCCGCCCGGGGCACCGAGGTTGACGATGCCGCCGTCGGCGTCCGTACCCTCGGCGAGGGTGACGTCGGCGATCTTCAGGGCGAGGGTGCGGGTGCGCGCGATCAGGTCCGCCTCGCCCAGCACGTCGGTGGCGCGCGTGAGCAGCCAGGCGGCCTCGATGTCGTGGCCGTAGGAAATCTTGTCGGAGGTCGGCCGCCAGTCGGTGGTGAAGAACAGGCCAAGGTGGCCCGTGCGCGCATCGACGATGCGCGTGAGCATCACTTCCACGAGTTCGCGCAGCGCGACCCGCAGACCGGCGTCGGGCCATAGCTGCAGCAGCCGCGTGTAGGCCTCCATCACGTGCAGCATCGTGTTCTGCGACTTGGGGTCGTTCTGATCCACCTCGCTCAGGCGCATGTCGGCGATCGGCGCCCAGTCGCGGGCGAAGGCCTCGAGGTAGCCGCCGTGCACGCGTTCGCGCGCGTGGTGCTCCAGCAGCAGGTAAACGGCGACCGCCTGGTCGAGGGCGCGCCGGTCGCCGGTGGCGGCGTGGTATTCGCTCAGCGCGTAGATGGCGAAGGCTTGTCCATAGACCTGCTTGCGGTCGCGCTGCACGGTGCCGTCGGCGTGAATGGACCAGAAAAAGCCTCCGTGCTGCGCGTCGTGAAAACGGCCCAGCAGATCCGCGTGCGCAAGGTCGGCCATCTCGCGGTAGGCGGGATCGCCGTAGGCGCGGAAGGCCGCCGCGTAGGTCCAGAGGATGCGCGAGGTCAGCAGGGCGCCGCGCCCGACACCCGCCTCCACGGCGAGGTGGTTGCTCAACTGCCCGTGGAACGTGCGGGCGGGCGTGTTGACGACATGCCGGATCCAGAACGGCAGGATATTGCCGCGGAGATCGGCCTCGATGGCGCGGAGGAGGTCGCTCGGAGTAACAGAAGGGGACACGTGGAAAGAAGCGCCATTGAGCCGCCCCGGCCCACCCCTGGCAAACCTCCGACGCGGAATCTTAATTCCGGAAAAAAGGATCATGGTCCGGCCGGCCTTCGGCGGAAGCTGACCTTGAGTCCCGGCGGCCGGCCGGCCATCTTTGGACATGCTCTCCGCGCACCGGCCGGCCTCTCTGCTCCTTGCCTGCCTGCTGGCGCTTGCGCTGCCCAACTCGCCCGGCGCTGAAGCCAAGGAACCGCGCCCGGCCAAGCTCAAGCGCCTCGACTCGGCGCACACCATTCCGGACGAGGCCACGTGGCGGCGGCTGGCCGCGCGCACGGAGTCCTCCGCTTTTGCCCGCACCGAGTCGGTCAAGTTCCTCCTGGATTTGGAGAGCCGCCGCCGGCTCTGGTTCACCGACACCGAGCGCTATCCCTATCACTACTACTTCGCGATCGAACGCCTCTCCGGGCCGGGCCGGCCGGTCAAGGAACACGACCTGTTCAACTCCTTCGAATACCGCGACGCCGGCCGGCGCTTCGAGATGGGCACCATCACGCACTACCTCGACTCCGGCCTCTGGACGCTCGAGCTGTCGAGCTCCGACACGCTGTCCGGCGAGCGCATCCTCCGCCTCTACGAAACGCTCCGCGCCGCGCTGTGGATCGGCGACCGGCTGCGCTTCCGGCCGCTCTCCGACCTGCAGGAGCGCAACCTCGCCGCGGTGCGCGACCGGCTGCCGCTGGCGAACACCGAAGAGGTGTTTGCCGGCATCCGCTACCAGCCGCTCACCACCGGCCGGACCTTCGGCCACCTGCGGATCGTGCGCGGCCCGCTGGACGTCGCGACTGTGCGCGCCGACCAGATTTTGGTGCTGGAGCAGCTGCCCGAGGAGATCCCCGTCAACGCCGGCGTGATCTCAGCCGAGTTGCAGGCCCCGCTCGGCCACATTGCGATTCTCTGCGCCAACCGCGGCACGCCCAACATGGCGCTGCGCGAGGCGCTGAACCGGCCCGACTGGGCGGCGCTCGACGGCCAGCTCGTGGAACTCGTGGTCGGGTCGCAGGAGTTTTCGCTCCGTCCGGCCGACCCGGCCGAGGCACAGGCGCACTGGGCCAAGCGCCGCCCCAAATCCATCAAGGTGCCGCAGCTCGACCCGGCCGAAACGCGCCTGCTCGACGTGAACAGCCTGCGCCTCAAAGACACCCGTTTCGCCGGGGCCAAGGCCGCGCAATTGGGCGAAGCCTCGCGCATCAAGGGCCTGGTCACGCCCGGCGGCTTTGTGATCCCGGTCGCGCACTACCTCGCGCAAGTCCGTGCGAGCCGCGCGCTCGACGATCTCCCGGCACGCACCGCCGCGGCGGATTTCATCGCCGACTCGAAAGTCCGCGCGCAGTGGCTCCAGCAGGTCCGCACCACCATCGAGGCACACCCGGTGGACCCCCAGCTCGTGCAACAGGTGGCTGAGCGCATCCGCGCGACCGCGCCCGGCTCGCGCTGGATTCTGCGCTCCAGCACCAACGCCGAGGACCTCGCCGGCTTCACGGGCGCAGGCCTGTACCGCTCAATCCGGATCAAGGCCGGGGCGAGCGACGCCGACATCGCCACCGCCCTCCGCGGCGTGTGGGCCAGCGTCTGGCAGCAGGGCGCATTCGAGGAGCGTGCGTGGCACGGCGTGGACCATGCCGCCGTGGCGATGGCGGTGCTGGTGCAGCCCTTCGTGGATGGCGCCGTGGCCAACGGTGTGGCCATCACCGCCAACCCCTTCACCGAGGACCGGCCCGGCTTCCTGATCAACGCCCAGGTGCTCGGCGGCAGCGTCACCGGCGCCGGCGGCAACGAGATCCCCGAGCAGCACATGATCTACACCTTCACGGACCAGTTCGAGTTCGAGGTGCTGTCCCGCAGCTCGCGCTCGGGCGGACAGCCGCTGCTGACCGAGGCCGATCTCCAGAAACTGGCGCCTGCCCTGCAAAAGCTCCACAGTCACTTCCTCTGGCGCTGGCCGGGATCCGCCAACGCCGTGGACGCCGAGTTCCTCATCGCGGGCGAGGACCGCCATGTCGTGATCCTCCAGGCGCGCCCCTACACGGTGAGCTACAAACGCCTGAAGGTGGAGTGAGGAGATTCACGATCTACGATTGACGAATTACGATTTAGCCGGATCCGAAACGGGCTGACCATGAATCGCTGCATTTAAGCAGGAGCCGCGTTGGAGCGTAGCGACAACGTGGTCTCATTCGGCCACGCTTTCGTCCCGCGGACACGAGACTCAAGCACGGCTACACCTTGGTTGGATACACGG
The DNA window shown above is from Oleiharenicola lentus and carries:
- a CDS encoding LytR/AlgR family response regulator transcription factor; its protein translation is MKIRTLIVDDEPLARDRLRSFLKAEPAIEIIGECGSGTEAIAAIRRDAPDLLFLDMQMPGCDGLQVLAEFPAETRPAVIFATAHDRFALDAFDVAAVDYLLKPFDRERCQQALRRAQAVVHGRRAAVPAPAPEAPPDRITVKADGRLVFLKPEEIVRVEAADNYVMLHLVSGRLMLRETMTAIETRLGTQVFARVNRSAIVNLDQVREIQPAQHGDYQVVLRDGTVLPLSRSLRGKLDRFAGGS
- a CDS encoding sensor histidine kinase translates to MPDSSQPGRSLLRFAGIGAFWTLVGLAFASQFYLSSTLLGRSVTWGQAIGYSLGDWYVWAVLSVPILMVARRYPPEGTQVWRTAGIHLAAALVCSLVYVLLRSAVGVVHGWLADEAVGFAEVFQPLLVKTYPFNLLVYGVIVTISHAVDYYRKYHERTVHALELEKHLTEARLQSLLRQLKPHFLFNTLNGIASLMHSDVHAADKMLVRLSELLRLTMHHPGQPLTKLRDEVAFIEKYLEIERIRFRDRLTARVDADPAVLDAEVPSLILQPLVENAIRHGTEPRSGQGRVEITARREGDRILLTVRDNGAGIPPGGFTREGIGLANTRARLRELYGERHEFTLANHPEGGLEVRILIPL
- a CDS encoding TonB-dependent receptor plug domain-containing protein; amino-acid sequence: MSAGSRSGFLGSVDPWAVMTAPQGSHRAASILPQGKRVFDGCPVSKAHYRETNMTPRKRTPAVARLSVWSAIILGVLLTGGMTAQTTPPSAVGGLQELSFEELAGITVTTVSKREERYFNAAAAVHVITGEDIRRSGALMLPDALRLAPGVEVGAINSRSYAVAMRGFNGTASNKLLPLIDGRSLYSQRFASTIWDIRDLPLEEVEQIEVIGGPGGTAWGANAVNGVINIITKSARDTQGDRLAAVAGTFESGQVYARRGFSVGSDAWARVYVKAFSRDDSEPLNIADNNDAWSQVRAGFRYDRGEGGQAVTMMTGDVFYSAADQLVAGLADQAHSSGGHFLARRRQQIGELNLQLQGYVDVIRRDSGGNLSEADVLELESLVSGSFGPGYEWSAGLNYRRSRLTDSVNPTTGVVSQFTPEKRWFTQGGLFFEAARRPPAGKFDFSVGTKAEYNEFTQWEFLPSVRATWKPRSDITFWSAWSRAARIPSRFENDQVLVVSVPGFQSRTLPSPALEAEVLSAMELGWRWQAQRGFYLDATVFHHRYSRLVTTRSTAVGPTSIEQDLENGGFGTSRGAEIQAVWRIFPWWQWQAAYTYLDLDLEVSATSSDSSLGDIANLSPRQQFSVRSSWNLDASWEIDAWFRAVGKLNQTGRVIPAYETLDLRIGRQFGRGWEVSVVGQNLLEPSHPEFRFFTVRAAVARGFYLRVERRR
- a CDS encoding TonB-dependent receptor plug domain-containing protein, which encodes MNRRAPRTARRGFRRTFVCWISWVACGWAQQAAPAPTGLEEMSFEELANVTVTTVSKREERLFLVPAAVSVVTGMQIDESGIETIPEALRLAAGTAVARVNSREWGVSVRGFNAQYANKLLVLIDGRSIYTPLFGGTYWSMQSQPMEEVAQIEVVRGPGATVWGANAVNGVINVVTASAQDKPGSRVSATAGTEGWRGFARQAYGLKDGWASRYYVEHRELESTRALNGSEVRDDWRKTQAGFRADRKLAGKTELTLQGDLFQGEGGLTQPVVDMSAPGLGRIDTATGLHVRGFNLRGRVQASDNAGDGWFVQFWADHARREETLICETRTTWDLEMQRNLAHGIHQWTLGGGLRTSRDRTEGFLRPAFDPEDATLNLFSAFVQDEVTIGEAFRLTLGARLENHTYSDWELQPGARLLWKVSDRQVVWTAVSRAVRNPTRFDRGLRLDAAALPAGALGPGFPATLIRWQGSEGFRAETAVAGEAGWRMQPRPGLTIDAAAFLQDYGDGLEAVAGATFLPETFQGTDYLVWRWDLINRRPTTAYGGEFSFQYEPTARTRISGGYSFVRIEADGPAGGVNSNAVEVSTPRHTAFLDARVGLGRLWAIGAALRYFSGSGALPIPAVLSPELRVSWEPKPGLVLLLSEDNLADPQRPEIDSRTGQPISQIERRIALRISWQR